The genomic interval TTTTTCTAAGAGTTTGGCAGCTTGATCAACCTCAGCTTCAGAGACAATTAAAGGAGGAACAAATCGTAAAACTTTTGGACCCGCAGGGGCTAATAATAATCCTTCTTCCATAGCCGCTTTAACGATGTCTAAAGAGGTTAAAGAAATGGTTTCACTTAATTCAATGCCATTAATTAAACCCCAACCTCTAACATCTGTAAATAGGTTAGGATAAGCACTAGCGATCGCTCGTAAACGACTGCGTAATTGTTCTCCTCGTTGTTGAACATTTTGCAGAATATTCTCTTTTTCAATAGTTTGTAACACGGTTAAAGCTGAGGCACAAACAAAAGGGTTTCCTCCAAATGTACTAGCATGAGTTCCTGGGGTGAAGACATTACAAAATTCTTTACACATCATCGCCCCGATAGGAATACCGCCAGCAAGTCCTTTTGCACTGGTAAAGATATCGGGTTCAACCCCTAAATGTTCGTATCCCCAGAGTTTACCAGAACGGCCTACCCCTACCTGCACTTCATCAAAGACAAGGAGAATACTATTTTCATCGCAAATTTTCCGTAGACGCAAGAAATAGTCTAACTGCCCTGGACGGATACCTCCTTCTCCTTGAAGGGGTTCCAACATAATGGCCGCGACTCGACTATTGCCTTCATCTAAGTCGGCGATCGCGTTTTCAACTGCTTTGATATCATTGTAAGGGACGTAAGCAAACCCAGGCACGAGGGGGTCAAAATCTTGTTGATACTTGGGTTGCCCAGTAGCGGTAACGGTGGCTAAGGTACGGCCATGAAAACTGGCTTTAGCGGTTAAAATGACGGGTTTTTCCAGGAAATCTAAGACTGTATGGGCATATTTACGGATTAGTTTGATCGCTGCTTCATTAGCTTCGGCCCCTGAGTTACAGAAAAAGACCCGATCCGCACAAGAATGGTCTACAATCCACTTAGCTAAGGCTCCTTGTTCTGGGATATAGTAAAAGTTAGAAACGTGGTGTAGCTTTTGAATTTGTTGGGTTACAGTGGCGATTAAGGTAGGATGGGCATGGCCTAGGGTACAAGTAGCGATCCCTGCCACAAAATCGAGATATTCTTTGCCTTGGGTATCCCATAAACGACATCCTTGACCTCGTTCCATAGCGATAGGAAACCGGCCATAGGTTTGCATGACGTAGCGGTCAAATTCTTGAGGGTCAAAAACTGGGTTCAAGGTAGACTCTGAGGGGATAAAGGGGGTGTCTAGTAGGGTATTTTGGCTCACAATTGGCTCCTGGGAAAAGTCATTTTACGCTTTATTCGCAATTGTAATCAGACTTAAGGACAAAGTTGGGGTTTGTTTAGTTTTTCCCTAGATTTTCATAGTAGCTAATTTTATAGTCAAACGAACAACCACTTTAAACTATTATAGCATGTTTTTTTGATAACATCAAATTTTGAGGATAACTTGTTAATAAAAATCTTGATTATTTGTTTTTCCTGACTTAAACTTTAATGGAACTGGGTTCATCAAGGGCAGCAATAATGCGATGACATCCTGAGTTGGGTTTAGCCCATTGATATTGATATTCTTGAGGATTTCCCCAACATAAACCTAGATACAATTCTGTTCTAGCAGCATCAATTTCGGCCCATTCTACCTCTTGAACAAAATCTTCTAATGAGTCTAAAGAAATGGGACGATGACGATGAGCAGATAGCCAAAAATTCATGCCTTCTGTCATATCCCACCAAAAGTTTATCACGGACTTTTTAGCCTCTATTAAAGTTTCTTTATCTCCTGGAACAGCAATTAATTGATTATGGAGTTCTGGATAACTTAAAGAACGGTTTTGATAGTGACATTCACGCCAAATAATTCCTGACACCTGATGTTCTATTTGATATTTATGAATCTGACGACGAAAATCTTGATAAGCAAAGACTTTACCCATTTTTTCCATATTCAGGGCTTTGGCAATCACCGGATTATCGATACGATCTTCACAAGATAAGATAACTCTTTCTCCTTTCCAGGTGGCCCGTAATTCACTATCAAGAATTTTAATAAGTTGTTGAGTTGTATAGGTCATTTCAGTTACCAGTTATCAGTTACTACAGCAAACAAGTCGGTAGCTTGAACAGTTATCAGTTATCAGTTATCAGTTAAAAGTTTTGATAACTGTTCACTGTTTTACATCCCCTTGAAAGAGGCGGATTGAAACCTCTTTTTTTTGTCATGATACAATCAGCCCTAGCAAATTAGATGTATTTTAAAGGTGACTTTTGGATCATCCTGTTCCTAGTGTATACATAATTTCTCAAATTGATCATATTTTTAAGGAATGGCTTATCATAGACAGTTCTTTTTGCTACAATCTTTTATACTTGGTGTAAATAGATACTATTTCTTTTCGAAAAACTTATGCAAAGCAGTCAAATTCGTCTTAATAAAGCGACGGGAGAATGGGTTATTTATGCACCAAGTCGTCGTAAACGTCCCCAAGATTTTCAACAAGCTTGTCAAGAAAAATCCCTAGTTGATCATTCTCAGGATACTTGTCCTTTTTGTCATCAAAATAATGCTCATCCTGAACCAAGTATTTTAGAAATGTTCAATTCTGAGTCTACAAATTGGCAAACTAGAGTAGTATCTAATAAATTTCCTGCACTGAATTTTTATGAAAATCCTAAGCGAATATTAGAAGGAATTTATATGACTATACCTGGTTATGGTCATCATGAGGTAGTGATAGAAAGTCCTGACCATCAACTAACTATTGCTACTATGTCGGTATGGGAAATTGAGATAATTATTGAAACTTACCGTCAACGTTATTTAAAATTAATGGCTGATCCTAAAATTATGATGGTTATTATTTTTAGGAATCATGGTCAGGGGGCTGGTGCTTCTTTGCGTCATCCCCATTCTCAAATTATTGCTACCAGTATTGTTCCCAGTCATAGACGTATTCAAGAAGCGGAAGCACAACGCTATTTTGACCATTGGGCTGAGTGTGTTTATTGTCATATATTAAACTTTGAAATTGAAGAGCAAAAAAGAATAATTGTTGAAAATGATTTATTTGTCGCTTTTGTTCCTTTTGCGGCAGAAGTTCCTTTTGAAATTTGGATTATTCCTAGACATCATCAAGCAGATTTTGGGAGTATTACACCGGAAGAAAAGACGGCTTTTGCTATGATCTTAAAAGATGTGTTAAGTCGTTTATATAATAAATTAAATAATCCTGATTACAATTATGTAATTAATACTGCCGCTCGCTACAAAGCAGAAGAACCTCAGTTACATTGGTATTGTCAAATCAGACCCCGTTTAACCACTCCTGCCGGATTTGAATTAGGGTCTGGAATGAGTATTAATCCTTCAATTCCTGAAGCTGATGCAGCGTTTTTAAGGATGAATAATTAGCAATGTAAAAAAAAACAGGGCGGGTTTATCTAGTTTTTTGGTGAGAATCATTGATTTATGTAAAAAACCCGCCCCTACAAAACCTGCCCCTACAAATTTGATATAATTAATTTTCTCTACCTACTTTATAATCCCTGCCTACTTATGAATCATTTGTGACAAAAATTTGGGTCAAATTAATATATAATGGTAAGTAAGCAACTAAATTCTTGATTTATTACTCATTAGGTTTAATCTATGTTTGATATTGTTTCCCTTGGGGAATTTTCTCGGAGTCATTGTATTGGCATTTGTGCTTTTTTAGTTCCGGCTAATTTATTAACAACTTTACTTAGTTTAATTTTTGTGGTAACTAAGCCACCTCGTTTTCAATTACTAACATCGGTTATGATTGGGATTAGTTTCGCTATGATTTTATTGCTTCATGTTGCTAGTTGGTGGATAGTGGGTGTAGTTAAATCCCCCACATTTATTTTACTGGCTTTGGGAACTGTTTGTATTGGGTTAAATAGTTGGGTTATCATGCAATCAAAACAAGATGAACCTTGGTTATCTAGAATGGTGAAAAGAACAGCAATTTTAAAACTTTCTTAGAGGTTAATTATTGATTTGATTTAGGACTTAAGTACAACAGTTGAATATAGCATAAAATCTGGAGGGCTTAATGGTATTAAGCCCCTACAATTATATTAAGTCCCTAAAAAAATTGATTTTTATCTCGAAAATATACCCAATCTTACCCTAATAATTGCTCATCAGAATCAATATTAAGAATTATTTCAAAATTACGGTTTTACCGGATTTACTATGGTTAACTAATAATTAATGACAGACTAAAGTCTGATCCTATAAAAACTAAGTCCGCCTGCGCGGACTAAATTATAGGTTGCGTAGGCAACCTTTGTTTGTATAGCTTAACTCTTTAGAGTTAAAGTCTATTATTTGTGATAATTTAGTATAACTTGTCCGTTAGAACCAAAATTACTAGGCGAATGAACAATAATAACAATCAGTCTTTACTAGAAAAGTTAAGTGAGTTATCAGATAATTTAGCTTACTTATCTCCCCATGATTTTTTACTACAGTTACCTGATAAAATTTGCCTGATCTTAAATGTAGATAGTTGTATTCTGTGGATATTAAATGAAAAAGAGCAAAAGTTTCAAGTGGGTTATGCTTCTCAAGAAGTGGATGACGAATATAAAAAAATTGAGCTTAACTTAAATCATCCGACGATTAAGCGTAATTTTAACTTAAATAATTCTAGTGTAAAAAATAAAGTTTTTTATATAAAAGACCTAAAACAAATAAATTTTCGACTAATATCTAAAGAAGAAATTGAAAAAAGGCAGTGGTTTTCTATCGGCACATTAGTGTTAAAAAGCGAACAAAGATTAGTAGGATTGGTTGACTTATTGATTAAAAAGACAAATCAACATTTTTCTTTTACGAAAGCAAAAAGAAAGATTTTTAAAATACTAGGAAATTGTGCTGTATCTGCTATCTACAAATTAGAATCCGAAGATAGAAAAAAATTACAAAAATTAATACATATTATGCTAGAGATGACTCAAAAATATGCAGACAATGACCTATGGAAACTTTTAGAAAAAGGAGCATCAAAGTTAGTTGATTTTAAATACATTTGGGTAAGTAAATTAGATCATGCAACTGGTCAACTAAAAACAGCTAATCAAGAAGAAAATTCAGAACAAGAAGTCCGAAAATCTTCTATCAATAAAAAGAAAAAAATTGGTATTACAGGTAAAGCGATTGAAGAAGAAAAA from Aphanothece sacrum FPU1 carries:
- the galT gene encoding galactose-1-phosphate uridylyltransferase, giving the protein MQSSQIRLNKATGEWVIYAPSRRKRPQDFQQACQEKSLVDHSQDTCPFCHQNNAHPEPSILEMFNSESTNWQTRVVSNKFPALNFYENPKRILEGIYMTIPGYGHHEVVIESPDHQLTIATMSVWEIEIIIETYRQRYLKLMADPKIMMVIIFRNHGQGAGASLRHPHSQIIATSIVPSHRRIQEAEAQRYFDHWAECVYCHILNFEIEEQKRIIVENDLFVAFVPFAAEVPFEIWIIPRHHQADFGSITPEEKTAFAMILKDVLSRLYNKLNNPDYNYVINTAARYKAEEPQLHWYCQIRPRLTTPAGFELGSGMSINPSIPEADAAFLRMNN
- a CDS encoding aspartate aminotransferase family protein — encoded protein: MSQNTLLDTPFIPSESTLNPVFDPQEFDRYVMQTYGRFPIAMERGQGCRLWDTQGKEYLDFVAGIATCTLGHAHPTLIATVTQQIQKLHHVSNFYYIPEQGALAKWIVDHSCADRVFFCNSGAEANEAAIKLIRKYAHTVLDFLEKPVILTAKASFHGRTLATVTATGQPKYQQDFDPLVPGFAYVPYNDIKAVENAIADLDEGNSRVAAIMLEPLQGEGGIRPGQLDYFLRLRKICDENSILLVFDEVQVGVGRSGKLWGYEHLGVEPDIFTSAKGLAGGIPIGAMMCKEFCNVFTPGTHASTFGGNPFVCASALTVLQTIEKENILQNVQQRGEQLRSRLRAIASAYPNLFTDVRGWGLINGIELSETISLTSLDIVKAAMEEGLLLAPAGPKVLRFVPPLIVSEAEVDQAAKLLEKVVAKLNV